In Candidatus Desulfofervidus auxilii, one genomic interval encodes:
- a CDS encoding nucleotidyltransferase family protein has translation MTAKEIKTKENVLELIRSNQDKIRSYGVRKLGLFGSFVRGEQKPESDIDLLVEFQQDKKSFDNFIQLAFFLEEILERRVELITIDALSPYIGPHIIKEVEYVNFSS, from the coding sequence ATGACAGCGAAAGAAATTAAGACAAAAGAAAACGTTTTGGAGTTAATCCGTTCAAACCAAGACAAAATAAGGTCTTACGGAGTAAGGAAATTAGGTCTCTTTGGCTCCTTTGTCCGTGGTGAACAGAAACCGGAAAGCGATATAGATTTACTAGTGGAGTTTCAGCAAGATAAGAAGAGCTTCGATAATTTCATACAACTCGCCTTTTTTTTAGAGGAAATCCTTGAACGTCGAGTAGAGCTAATCACAATTGATGCTCTCAGTCCGTACATCGGCCCACATATTATTAAAGAGGTGGAATATGTCAATTTTTCCTCTTGA
- a CDS encoding DUF86 domain-containing protein has product MSIFPLEYLRHIMDEIEYLIDRSANLSKEDFLGDETLKRAFVRSIEIIGEAVKKIPSDFKQKYSHIEWRAMAGMRDKLIHDYFGIDYEIVWDVVTNKIPTLRLKIKEILDKERPI; this is encoded by the coding sequence ATGTCAATTTTTCCTCTTGAGTACCTACGCCATATTATGGATGAAATTGAATATCTCATAGATCGATCAGCAAATTTAAGTAAAGAAGATTTTCTCGGTGATGAAACCCTGAAAAGGGCCTTTGTACGAAGCATTGAGATTATTGGTGAAGCAGTTAAGAAGATTCCTTCTGATTTCAAGCAAAAATATTCTCATATTGAGTGGAGAGCTATGGCAGGAATGAGAGATAAATTAATACACGATTATTTTGGAATAGACTATGAGATCGTGTGGGATGTTGTAACCAACAAGATCCCAACTCTTCGGCTGAAAATTAAGGAAATTCTGGATAAGGAGCGTCCCATCTGA
- a CDS encoding DUF4234 domain-containing protein produces the protein MKNFNVYELEGYKMGIGKGIILTLLTCGIYNLFWQNHQIKTVNFLLKRNELSFWKWFFFSLLTCGLYHIYYEYVMARAIIEIQSKYQFPIQSGSLPTVAIILSIIGLPLVVDAIEQKELNGIIEHIFSRK, from the coding sequence ATGAAAAATTTCAATGTATATGAACTTGAAGGTTATAAAATGGGAATAGGAAAAGGAATAATTCTCACTTTACTAACCTGTGGTATTTACAATCTGTTCTGGCAGAATCACCAGATAAAAACTGTTAACTTTCTTTTAAAACGAAATGAGTTGTCATTTTGGAAATGGTTTTTCTTTTCCTTGCTAACTTGTGGATTATATCATATCTATTATGAATATGTTATGGCACGGGCAATAATAGAAATTCAGAGCAAATATCAATTTCCTATTCAAAGTGGGAGTTTACCCACAGTTGCCATAATTCTCTCAATTATTGGGCTCCCCTTGGTAGTAGATGCTATTGAACAAAAAGAGTTAAATGGGATTATTGAGCATATCTTCAGTAGGAAATAG
- a CDS encoding DUF2752 domain-containing protein, whose amino-acid sequence MQPKRSVQTFSAVIMSGWIVVGIGIQINFVKSVILRIFEFVFCPFHEITGIPCPGCGMTRAFLALSQFRIKEAIQYNPFSILLFGLLLCQITPWSKKVEILFRKYSVYEILLGVVLTWWVIWRVIPCLSR is encoded by the coding sequence ATGCAGCCAAAAAGATCTGTCCAAACATTTAGTGCAGTGATAATGAGTGGATGGATAGTAGTGGGTATTGGTATACAAATAAATTTTGTAAAGAGTGTGATTTTAAGGATTTTTGAATTTGTATTTTGTCCTTTTCATGAAATTACTGGAATTCCATGTCCTGGATGTGGCATGACTAGAGCATTTTTGGCCTTGTCCCAATTTAGAATAAAGGAGGCAATCCAGTATAATCCATTTAGCATTCTACTTTTTGGTTTATTGTTATGCCAAATAACTCCGTGGTCTAAAAAAGTAGAAATTTTATTTCGTAAATATTCAGTTTATGAAATACTACTTGGTGTGGTATTAACCTGGTGGGTTATTTGGAGAGTAATTCCATGTTTATCAAGATAG